In Candidatus Methanomethylophilus alvi Mx1201, a genomic segment contains:
- a CDS encoding precorrin-8X methylmutase, translated as MVFEILTPREIEAKSMETITKELGGRTWPEPEFSIVKRCIHTSADFDYADNLCFSEDAAKIGVEALKNGADIVTDTKMAAAGINKNKLTSLGGEVHCYISDPDVVEEAKSRGCTRSTVCMERGAKLGKPTIFVIGNAPTALIELHRLINEEGLRPALIVGVPVGFVNVVESKELIMTDDMPYIVAKGRKGGSNIGAAIINAMLYTMGR; from the coding sequence ATGGTTTTCGAGATACTGACGCCCCGCGAGATCGAGGCCAAGAGCATGGAGACGATAACCAAGGAGCTCGGCGGCCGCACCTGGCCCGAACCCGAGTTCTCCATAGTGAAGAGATGCATACACACTTCGGCGGATTTCGATTATGCGGACAATCTCTGTTTCTCCGAAGATGCCGCGAAGATCGGCGTGGAGGCCCTGAAGAACGGTGCGGACATAGTGACCGACACCAAGATGGCGGCCGCAGGCATAAACAAGAACAAGCTCACCTCGCTGGGAGGGGAGGTCCACTGCTACATCAGCGACCCGGATGTGGTCGAGGAGGCCAAGTCCAGGGGATGCACCCGTTCCACCGTCTGTATGGAGAGGGGGGCCAAACTGGGTAAACCGACCATCTTCGTGATCGGCAACGCCCCCACCGCCCTCATCGAACTCCACAGGCTCATAAACGAGGAGGGTCTCAGGCCCGCACTCATAGTGGGTGTCCCTGTCGGTTTCGTCAACGTCGTGGAGTCCAAGGAGCTCATCATGACCGACGACATGCCCTACATCGTCGCCAAAGGCAGGAAGGGCGGAAGCAACATCGGCGCCGCCATCATAAACGCCATGCTGTACACCATGGGCAGGTAA
- a CDS encoding ABC transporter ATP-binding protein: protein MQIKIDGLEFGYSSTPVLNDITLDLSGPKFVSIMGPNGVGKSTLIHCINKILTPTSGTVMLDGKDVKEITIKDMAKQVGYVPYSANDTFPLTVVDTVLMGRHPHSKWKSLDNDLDIVYDTLKMLGISHLAMRNFNELSAGQHQKVMLARGLVQEPKVLLLDEPTSNLDVRHQLDVTKMLKKLSVEKGILIIMISHDINIAAKFSDEVIMMHQGHIYDVGTPDHVINEENLKVVYGVESKIVDDDGRPHVILKDAIPMDESADMVERVRSPVMAAAIRKKQEEAKRLVEKETSEA, encoded by the coding sequence ATGCAGATCAAGATCGACGGCCTGGAGTTCGGATACTCCAGCACACCAGTACTGAACGATATCACCTTGGACCTCTCCGGTCCCAAATTCGTCTCCATCATGGGGCCCAACGGGGTGGGGAAATCAACTCTTATACATTGTATAAACAAGATTCTGACCCCCACTTCCGGTACCGTCATGCTCGACGGCAAGGACGTCAAGGAGATCACCATCAAGGATATGGCCAAGCAGGTCGGATACGTTCCGTATTCCGCCAACGACACATTCCCCCTCACCGTCGTGGACACCGTGCTCATGGGGAGGCATCCCCACAGCAAGTGGAAGTCCCTCGACAACGACCTCGATATCGTGTACGACACACTGAAGATGCTCGGGATATCCCATCTCGCTATGAGGAACTTCAACGAGCTCTCCGCCGGACAGCATCAGAAGGTCATGCTGGCCAGGGGTCTGGTCCAGGAGCCGAAGGTCCTCCTTCTCGACGAGCCGACCTCGAACCTCGATGTGAGACATCAGCTGGATGTGACCAAGATGCTGAAGAAGCTCTCGGTCGAGAAAGGCATACTGATAATCATGATAAGCCATGACATCAATATCGCCGCCAAGTTCTCCGACGAGGTGATCATGATGCATCAGGGGCACATATACGATGTCGGTACCCCGGACCATGTCATAAACGAGGAGAACCTCAAGGTGGTCTACGGTGTGGAGTCCAAGATCGTGGACGACGACGGCAGACCTCATGTGATACTCAAAGACGCCATTCCGATGGACGAGTCGGCCGATATGGTCGAACGCGTCAGGTCGCCCGTGATGGCGGCCGCCATCAGGAAGAAGCAGGAAGAGGCCAAAAGACTCGTCGAGAAAGAGACGTCCGAGGCCTGA
- a CDS encoding ABC transporter ATP-binding protein yields MPDYVIDAEGIVVRFGDFTAVDHMDVHVAEGEIYGFLGPNGAGKTTTVKILTTMMKPAEGSISVGGYRTDTHADEARRLIGVVQQHIALDKDISVRENIICRAMLHKIPRKDIGPRMEELCDMIGLTPYLDKTPMELSGGWKRKTAIVCALMHRPKVLFLDEPTAGLDTQSRHMLWDMIRIMNRNGTTIFLTTHYMDEAESLCDRVSIIGHGKIRDSGTPRELCCRLGKYTVEYDSDDGRRQYRFFDTREEAKAFFDTVEDRNGVVRGTHLEDVFLEETGRTNVKALEKALRI; encoded by the coding sequence GTGCCAGATTATGTGATAGATGCAGAGGGCATTGTCGTCAGATTCGGTGATTTCACAGCGGTCGACCATATGGACGTCCATGTGGCGGAAGGGGAGATCTACGGATTCCTGGGGCCCAACGGGGCAGGGAAGACCACCACGGTGAAGATACTGACCACCATGATGAAGCCCGCCGAGGGAAGTATCTCGGTCGGAGGGTACCGTACGGACACCCATGCGGACGAGGCCCGCCGTCTGATCGGGGTGGTCCAGCAGCACATCGCCTTGGACAAGGACATCTCCGTCAGGGAGAACATAATCTGCCGCGCCATGCTCCACAAGATACCCAGGAAGGATATCGGCCCCCGTATGGAGGAGCTCTGCGACATGATCGGCCTGACACCGTATCTGGACAAGACCCCCATGGAGCTCTCCGGCGGATGGAAGAGGAAGACCGCCATAGTGTGCGCCCTCATGCACAGGCCGAAGGTCCTCTTCCTCGACGAACCCACCGCAGGTCTCGACACCCAGTCGAGGCACATGCTCTGGGATATGATCCGCATCATGAACAGGAACGGCACCACCATCTTCCTCACCACCCACTACATGGACGAGGCCGAGTCCCTGTGCGACAGGGTGAGCATAATCGGCCACGGGAAGATCAGGGACAGCGGCACCCCCAGGGAGCTGTGCTGCCGTCTGGGTAAGTACACCGTGGAATACGATTCCGACGACGGGAGGCGCCAATACAGGTTCTTCGACACCAGGGAGGAGGCCAAGGCCTTCTTCGACACGGTGGAGGACAGGAACGGGGTCGTCAGGGGGACGCATCTGGAGGATGTGTTCCTGGAGGAGACCGGCAGGACGAACGTGAAGGCTTTGGAGAAGGCGCTGAGGATATGA
- the cobI gene encoding precorrin-2 C(20)-methyltransferase, which yields MKGKLYGIGVGPGDPGLMTIRAKELLDGAQVIAYPVKKPGEDGTALEIIKQKVDISGKEVVELLFSMNPDDEVRKRCRAENIDRICGMLDQGKDIAMITLGDVAVYSTYMYLDREVRDRGYETEVVPGIPSFCHGAAKAGLPLMIGEESLAVLSMAKHDIGKVEKAVDCIDNIVIMKAFASIREIADMMGRKGIPLSNATVMSNIGMEDEYVGPLETDRKYGYFTTVLIKKKVN from the coding sequence ATGAAAGGAAAACTCTACGGCATAGGCGTAGGTCCGGGCGATCCGGGCCTCATGACGATCAGGGCGAAGGAGCTCCTCGACGGTGCGCAGGTCATCGCATACCCGGTCAAGAAACCGGGGGAGGACGGTACCGCCCTCGAGATCATCAAGCAGAAGGTGGACATCTCCGGGAAGGAGGTCGTCGAACTCCTGTTCAGCATGAATCCCGACGACGAGGTCCGCAAGAGATGCCGTGCCGAGAACATCGACAGGATCTGCGGAATGCTCGACCAGGGCAAGGACATCGCCATGATCACGCTCGGCGACGTCGCCGTATACAGCACATACATGTACCTCGACCGGGAGGTCAGGGACAGGGGATATGAGACCGAGGTCGTCCCCGGGATCCCCTCGTTCTGCCACGGGGCCGCGAAGGCCGGGCTTCCCCTGATGATCGGCGAGGAGAGTCTCGCAGTCCTATCCATGGCCAAACATGACATCGGGAAGGTGGAGAAGGCCGTGGATTGCATCGACAACATCGTCATTATGAAGGCGTTCGCATCCATCCGCGAGATCGCCGACATGATGGGGCGCAAGGGCATCCCCCTATCCAATGCGACCGTCATGAGCAACATCGGAATGGAAGACGAATACGTCGGTCCTCTGGAGACCGACAGGAAATATGGTTACTTCACGACCGTCCTTATCAAAAAGAAGGTGAACTGA
- a CDS encoding ABC transporter permease, with translation MNNVLDDIYRVALSDLYYLKRNVWVLLATSLVTPLLYLVAFGYGLGKGVTMEGVDYIAFVIPGVIALTTLSSSFTTISNKLMVQKRFYESFDEMMLCPVSKTGIIFGKAVLGMAKGMMCGTILLILGLFMSDDLHVTVGLILCMVLSCVVFSLLGVAAGMLVKDLPHMNLFNSFVILPMTFLCGTMFSLNALPDVAKWVIEILPLTHTSECIRAAALDWSFPWISLAVLLVYGAAFYLLSLYALRQSN, from the coding sequence ATGAACAACGTTCTCGACGACATATATCGTGTGGCCCTTTCGGACCTGTACTATCTGAAAAGGAATGTCTGGGTATTGTTGGCCACATCATTGGTGACGCCCCTTCTTTACCTCGTGGCGTTCGGCTACGGGCTCGGGAAGGGGGTGACCATGGAGGGCGTGGACTACATAGCGTTCGTGATCCCGGGGGTCATAGCGCTCACGACCCTGTCTTCTTCCTTCACCACGATATCCAACAAACTGATGGTCCAGAAGAGGTTCTACGAGAGCTTCGACGAGATGATGCTGTGTCCCGTGTCCAAGACGGGTATAATCTTCGGCAAGGCCGTGCTGGGTATGGCCAAGGGCATGATGTGCGGCACCATATTGCTGATACTGGGTCTTTTCATGAGCGACGACCTGCATGTGACCGTGGGGCTGATATTGTGCATGGTCCTCTCGTGCGTAGTGTTCTCCCTTCTGGGGGTGGCCGCGGGGATGCTGGTCAAGGACCTTCCCCACATGAATCTGTTCAACAGCTTCGTCATCCTTCCGATGACGTTCCTGTGCGGGACTATGTTCTCTCTGAATGCCCTGCCGGACGTCGCCAAATGGGTCATCGAGATCCTTCCTCTGACTCATACGTCGGAATGTATCAGGGCCGCCGCCCTGGACTGGTCCTTCCCCTGGATCTCGTTGGCGGTACTGCTGGTGTACGGGGCGGCGTTCTACCTGCTGTCGCTGTATGCTCTGAGGCAGAGCAATTGA
- the cobJ gene encoding precorrin-3B C(17)-methyltransferase — protein MAGRLTVVGFGPGGKEDMTLRAVHAIESADIVTGYTTYVKLLQEFFPDKEYKATGMMKEVDRCRMAIEDTLSGKNVAMVSSGDSGIYGMTGLIYELADEMGADIEIESVAGVTAASSSAAILGAPLMHDTALISLSDLMTPIESIMKRVDCAGQSDFVIALYNPKSHGRTEYLGQATDILLKYRSPETPVGIVRQAGRKDQSKTVTTLGKLKEADVDMFCTVVIGNSRTYVKDGVMITPRGYRETKRF, from the coding sequence ATGGCAGGCAGACTGACAGTGGTCGGATTCGGTCCGGGCGGGAAGGAGGACATGACCCTCCGTGCCGTGCACGCCATAGAATCCGCCGACATAGTCACGGGATACACGACCTATGTGAAGCTCCTCCAGGAGTTCTTCCCGGACAAGGAGTACAAGGCCACCGGGATGATGAAGGAGGTCGACAGGTGCAGGATGGCCATCGAGGACACCCTTTCCGGGAAGAACGTCGCCATGGTCAGCTCCGGCGATTCCGGGATATATGGGATGACCGGACTCATCTACGAGCTGGCGGACGAGATGGGCGCGGACATAGAGATAGAGTCCGTGGCCGGTGTCACGGCCGCCTCCTCCAGTGCCGCCATCCTCGGTGCACCCCTCATGCACGATACCGCACTCATCAGCCTCTCCGACCTGATGACCCCCATAGAGAGCATCATGAAGAGGGTCGATTGCGCCGGTCAGTCCGATTTCGTGATCGCATTATACAATCCCAAGAGCCACGGCAGGACAGAGTACCTCGGTCAGGCGACGGACATCCTTCTGAAGTACCGCAGTCCGGAGACCCCCGTAGGGATCGTGAGACAGGCCGGGAGGAAGGACCAGAGCAAGACCGTCACCACCCTCGGGAAGCTGAAGGAGGCCGATGTGGACATGTTCTGCACCGTGGTCATCGGAAATTCCCGGACCTATGTGAAGGACGGGGTCATGATCACTCCCAGAGGATACAGGGAGACCAAACGCTTTTGA